The genomic stretch AAATCCAAAAAGGGTTTAATTATAAAATTATAAAAATTAAGGTCTTTCAACTATCAAAGATACGGCTTCGCCGCCGCCAATGCATAAAGAAGCCATACCTGTTTTGACGCCATAATCTCTTATTGCGTATAGAAGCGTCACCAAAATTCTTGCGCCGGAAGCGCCGATCGGATGGCCCAAAGCAACGGCCCCGCCTCTAACATTCACTTTTTTTTCATCTATCCCAAGTTTCTTGACTACCGCAACCGTGGTAGTAGAAAACGCTTCATTTATCTCATGGAGATCAATATATTTTTCATCCAGTCCGGCTTTTTTTAAAGTTTTTGGAATACAAAAAATCGGAGCTATTAACGCATACTTGGGATTAACTCCCGATGTTCCTTGAGCCACAATCCTGGCTAAAGGTTCTATGCCGAGTTTTTGGGCTTTTTCCTCTGTCATTAATACAACGGTCGCCGCCCCGTCGGAATTTTTAGAAGCATTACCGGCAGTTACCTGGCCCCAATCTTTAAAAGCCGACTGTAACCGAATTAAATCTCCCATAGTTGTTTCTCTCGGGACTTCATCTTTATCAAAATCGCCGATTGGAACAATCTCTTCTTTAAACTTGCCGTCATTAATCGCTCTTAACGCTTTTTGATAAGATTGGACCGCAAATTTATTCGCCTCGTTTCTGGTTATACGATACTCTTCAGCCACAAATTCAGCTAATAAACCCATGTGGCAATCATTGGGAGTATCCCAAAGTCCGTCATGATTCATATGATCAGTGCGAGAAGCAATGCTCATATTTTCCATCCCTCCGGCTACCACAATCTCCGCTTCGCCGGACATTATGTTTCTTACTCCCAGCATCACCGCCATTAAACCTGAACCGCAAACTTTATTGATAGTGAAAGCAGCGGTCTCAACGGATAATCCGGCCAGAAGCATAGCTTGCCTTGCCGGATTCTGGCCTAAGCCCAATGGCAAAACATTACCCATGATGACTTCATCAATGTTTTTATTTTTTAAATTTGCCCTTCTGACGGCTTCCTCAATAACAATCGCGCCAAGTTTGGTCGCCGGAATCTGACTTAACTTTCCATTAACCTTTCCGACAGGTGTCCTGACCGCGCTGACAATTACCACTTTTTTCATCATAATTCCTCCTTATTTATTTAAGTTTTCAAAGAATTTTATTCTCAATAAAGACTATATAACAAAAAAGCCTGCATGCATATACAGACAGGCTTTTTATTATTGTTTAAATTTTTCACCTATTTTTTCCTTTTTTCTTATTTTTTTCTTGTTCTGCGGGAACTTTAAAAAAAACCCATTTTTGAGCGTGAAAACACCAATATTTGTAATATAATATTCCGCACTTCTCATCTTTTACTACTACATTTTT from Candidatus Niyogibacteria bacterium encodes the following:
- a CDS encoding acetyl-CoA C-acyltransferase, coding for MKKVVIVSAVRTPVGKVNGKLSQIPATKLGAIVIEEAVRRANLKNKNIDEVIMGNVLPLGLGQNPARQAMLLAGLSVETAAFTINKVCGSGLMAVMLGVRNIMSGEAEIVVAGGMENMSIASRTDHMNHDGLWDTPNDCHMGLLAEFVAEEYRITRNEANKFAVQSYQKALRAINDGKFKEEIVPIGDFDKDEVPRETTMGDLIRLQSAFKDWGQVTAGNASKNSDGAATVVLMTEEKAQKLGIEPLARIVAQGTSGVNPKYALIAPIFCIPKTLKKAGLDEKYIDLHEINEAFSTTTVAVVKKLGIDEKKVNVRGGAVALGHPIGASGARILVTLLYAIRDYGVKTGMASLCIGGGEAVSLIVERP